A genomic region of Raphanus sativus cultivar WK10039 chromosome 6, ASM80110v3, whole genome shotgun sequence contains the following coding sequences:
- the LOC108805975 gene encoding alpha-mannosidase I MNS4 translates to MMESNLLRWLCYYSIFISLTLSAFVGDHHHGVSAEGVKPHEAKQLRDEVREMFYHAFDGYMNNAFPLDELKPLSCQGEDTLGGYALTLIDSLDTLALLGDRERFTSSVQWIGKHLQFNINKTVSVFETTIRVLGGLLSAHLIASDYATGMRIPSYDNELLVLAEDLTRRMLPAFDTPTGIPYGSVNLMYGVDEHESKITSTAGGATLTLEFGVLSRLTNDPVFEQVAKNAVRGLWARRSSLDLVGAHINVFTGEWTQKDAGIGTSIDSFYEYLLKAYILFGDEEYLYIFQEAYGSAMHHLHKDPWYVEVNMDSGAIVWPVFNSLQAFWPGLQVLAGDVDPAIRTHTAFFSVWKRYGFTPEGFNLATLSVQYGQKSYPLRPELIESTYWLYKATRDPRYLDAGRDFVASLQYGAKCPCGYCHITDVELHKQEDHMESFFLAETVKYLWLLFDLAVDSDNLVDNGPYKYIFSTEGHLLPLTPQISLAREHCSYLGGYCPRNATKLGQQEEYSNDDHQVPGIELGHHHSNIYPYHESFPVTGLIKGLCPRLAHAQKYGLSYVLPEKTEPEDVKRPKPVITSRSIVLVSDQTVAKRPQEEGFRSISDGGSSSSDQTGQELTLLESETDDKRVYSS, encoded by the exons ATGATGGAATCAAACTTGTTGAGGTGGCTTTGTTATTATTCCATCTTCATCTCTCTGACGCTTTCGGCCTTTGTTGGTGATCATCATCATGGAGTTTCCGCCGAAGGTGTTAAGCCTCACGAAGCTAAACAGCTTAGAGACGAG GTACGGGAGATGTTTTATCATGCCTTTGATGGATATATGAACAATGCGTTTCCACTCGATGAGTTGAAACCTTTGTCCTGTCAAGGAGAAGATACTCTTGGAGGCTATGCGTTGACTCTG ATTGACTCGTTGGATACATTAGCTTTGCTTGGTGACCGAGAGCGCTTCACTTCTTCTGTTCAATGGATTGGTAAACATCTTCAGTTTAATATA AATAAAACTGTATCTGTGTTCGAGACAACTATCCGAGTCCTTGGAGGTTTGCTATCTGCTCATCTGATTGCAAGTGATTATGCAACg GGCATGAGAATTCCATCTTATGACAATGAGTTACTAGTCCTGGCTGAGGATTTGACACGGAGAATGCTTCCTGCATTTGATACACCCACTG GAATCCCATATGGATCTGTTAATTTGATGTATGGTGTTGACGAACATGAAAGCAAG aTAACCTCAACTGCTGGTGGTGCTACTTTGACTTTGGAGTTTGGCGTGCTCAGTCGTTTAACAAATGATCCTG TTTTCGAACAAGTTGCAAAGAATGCGGTGAGGGGACTATGGGCACGTCGTTCAAGTCTCGACTTAGTTGGTGCTCACATCAATGTCTTTACAGGTGAATGGACACAGAAG GATGCTGGTATAGGAACAAGTATTGATTCCTTCTATGAGTATCTCCTCAAGGCTTATATACTATTTGGTGATGAGGAATATTTATACATCTTTCAAGAAGCCTACGGGTCTGCAATGCACCACCTTCACAAGGATCCTTG GTATGTAGAGGTAAATATGGATTCCGGAGCTATTGTTTGGCCAGTTTTCAACAGCCTTCAAGCTTTCTGGCCAGGACTTCAG GTATTAGCAGGAGATGTTGATCCGGCGATTAGAACTCACACTGCCTTCTTTAGCGTCTGGAAACGATATGGTTTCACTCCCGAGGGTTTCAATCTTGCTACGCTTAGTGTCCAG TATGGTCAAAAGAGTTATCCACTGAGGCCGGAATTAATTGAGAGCACATATTGGCTATACAAAGCTACCAGGGATCCCAG GTATCTTGATGCAGGACGTGACTTTGTGGCAAGTTTGCAATACGGGGCAAAATGTCCTTGCGGTTACTGTCACATCACAGATGTTGAACTTCATAAACAAGAAGATCACATGGAGAGCTTCTTCCTCGCAGAAAcc GTAAAGTACTTATGGCTGCTGTTTGACTTAGCTGTTGACTCAGACAACCTTGTTGACAATGGCCCTTACAA GTACATCTTTAGCACTGAAGGTCATCTATTACCATTAACACCGCAAATATCTCTAGCTCGAGAACACTGCTCATACTTAGGCGGATATTGTCCACGCAATGCCACAAAGTTAGGACAACAAGAAGAGTATAGTAACGATGATCATCAAGTCCCTGGAATCGAGCTTGGTCATCATCACAGTAACATTTATCCTTACCACGAGTCTTTTCCTGTTACCGGTTTAATAAAG GGTTTATGTCCAAGACTAGCTCATGCTCAGAAATACGGTTTGTCTTATGTTTTGCCTGAGAAGACAGAACCTGAAGATGTTAAACGACCTAAACCGGTTATTACAAGCCGCTCCATTGTATTGGTCTCTGATCAAACCGTGGCAAAGAGACCACAAGAAGAAGGTTTTAGGAGTATCTCTGATGGTGGTAGTAGTAGCAGCGACCAAACCGGTCAAGAGTTAACCTTGTTAGAGTCAGAAACTGATGATAAAAGAGTGTACTCTTCTTAG
- the LOC130495655 gene encoding uncharacterized protein LOC130495655, producing MIKRWILEDEDGDYDDELGLFDVATERVSHRTDRGVGWRYVQQLMYESDQQCYDILRMHQRTSKALCKLLTEQYGLKESHNVYLEESVAMFLEVVGQDKTKRVIASRYQRSLDTVQRKLDDVLSALLKFAADTLRPQEGEFERVSPVVRNDRQYWPHFKDCVGALDGTHVPVRPLSQNAEAYNGRKGVTMNVLAICNFDMKFIYAYVGVPGRAHDLKVLTHYARNEASFPHPPPGKYYLVDSGYSTRTGYLGPHRNMRYHIPQFQRGGPPVSARELFNKRHSSLRSYIERTFGVWKAKWRILDRKHPKYGLVKWIKLVTATMALHNFIRDSHRDDQDFLEWENVDVGVEETHASCVGVLRLHQFSASSKRTTISVGVGVGVSVYETNIRLNEFDAVADAERTGKQS from the exons ATGATTAAAAGATGGATATTGGAAGATGAGGATGGTGATTATGATGATGAGCTTGGTTTGTTTGATGTGGCTACTGAGAGAGTGAGTCATCGAACAGATAGAGGAGTAGGATGGCGTTATGTTCAACAGCTTATGTATGAATCTGATCAGCAGTGCTATGACATTCTTCGGATGCATCAGAGAACTTCTAAAGCTTTGTGTAAGTTGCTAACTGAGCAATATGGATTGAAAGAGTCTCACAATGTCTACCTTGAGGAATCTGTTGCAATGTTTCTTGAGGTTGTTGGTCAAGATAAGACTAAGCGGGTTATTGCTTCAAGGTATCAAAGATCATTGGATACGGTACAAAGAAAGCTTGATGATGTCTTGAGTGCTCTTCTCAAGTTTGCAGCAGATACACTAAGACCACAAGAAGGCGAGTTTGAAAGAGTAAGTCCTGTTGTGAGGAATGATCGTCAGTATTGGCCTCATTTCAAAGATTGTGTCGGAGCACTTGATGGAACGCATGTCCCGGTTCGTCCTCTAAGTCAGAATGCAGAAGCCTATAATGGTAGAAAAGGAGTTACAATGAATGTTCTTGCTATATGTAACTTCGATATGAAGTTCATATATGCATATGTCGGAGTACCTGGTAGAGCACATGATTTAAAGGTCTTGACTCATTATGCGAGGAATGAGGCTTCTTTCCCACATCCTCCTCCTGGAAAGTACTACTTAGTTGATTCCGGATACTCGACCAGGACAGGGTATCTTGGTCCGCATCGTAATATGCGATATCATATTCCTCAATTTCAGAGAGGAGGACCACCAGTTAGTGCACGAGAGCTGTTTAACAAAAGGCATTCAAGTCTGCGATCATACATTGAGAGGACATTTGGAGTATGGAAAGCAAAATGGAGGATTTTGGACCGTAAGCATCCAAAGTATGGTCTGGTCAAGTGGATTAAGTTGGTGACAGCGACGATGGCGTTACACAACTTCATACGTGATTCACATCGAGATGATCAAGATTTTTTAGAATGGGAAAATGTTGATGTTGGAGTTGAAGAAACTCATG CGTCATGCGTCGGCGTCCTGCGGCTGCATCAATTTTCTGCGTCTTCAAAACGAACAACAATCAGCGTtggcgtcggcgtcggcgtcagcgtctaTGAAACGAATATCAGATTAAACGAGTTTGACGCAGTCGCTGACGCCGAACGAACAGGAAAGCAGAGCTAA
- the LOC108808102 gene encoding uncharacterized protein LOC108808102, whose translation MILAHKLVRFIDAGSHLSSHSQAHSLMLFLSLLKMAKDTWTPEETRYFFQLYAEERRKGNKSATGMNKVGKKNIMDAFELRFKKGFSDWKRDFKNKYDTSRKKYIKIKALTQNRTGLGYDHKGRILMSDDWWNEREKECPGIRKSACKEIDNMDMYEAEFGGVVITGAEGWSAQHGEASLNSRVGGDDGDEEADSQPAAEPQALETETQPPAQIQTQRQTQPAAQTHSGGSSRAKRRRKEKDMVVEACDKRTDAIVVKNRIAEQMLEREERQRVEREERQRVISIENVLEILSALPGVEEWSPLYEAAMELLIDSEENRRAFVTMKTDEAKIKFLELRTKKKRFD comes from the exons ATGATTCTCGCACATAAGCTTGTTCGTTTCATCGACGCCG gctcACACTTAAGCTCACACTCTCAAGCTCACTCTCTGAtgttgttcctctcacttcttAAGATGGCAAAAGAT ACCTGGACTCCCGAGGAAACTAGGTATTTTTTTCAACTGTACGcggaagagagaagaaaaggaaataagAGTGCTACAGGCATGAATAAAGTAGGGAAAAAGAACATCATGGATGCATTTGAGCTGAGGTTTAAGAAGGGATTTTCCGATTGGAAGAGGGACTTTAAGAACAAGTACGACACCAGTAGGAAGAAATACATCAAGATTAAGGCGCTGACTCAAAACAGGACAGGGCTTGGGTATGACCACAAGGGAAGAATTCTCATGTCAGATGATTGGTGGAATGAACGTGAAAAG GAGTGTCCTGGGATTAGAAAATCCGCGTGCAAAGAGATTGACAACATGGATATGTATGAAGCAGAATTTGGTGGCGTAGTAATAACTGGAGCTGAAGGATGGAGTGCTCAACATGGAGAAGCAAGTTTGAACTCTAGAGTGGGTGGAGATGATGGTGATGAGGAAGCTGATTCTCAGCCAGCAGCAGAACCTCAAGCATTGGAGACAGAAACTCAGCCACCAGCTCAGATACAAACCCAACGCCAAACTCAGCCAGCAGCTCAGACTCATTCCGGCGGAAGTTCAAGAGCAAAAAGAAGGCGTAAGGAGAAAGACATGGTTGTAGAAGCTTGTGACAAAAGGACTGATGCTATTGTGGTGAAGAATAGGATAGCGGAGCAGATGTTGGAGCgtgaagagagacagagagtgGAGCgtgaagagagacagagagtgaTCTCCATTGAGAATGTGCTAGAGATTTTGTCTGCACTTCCCGGAGTGGAAGAGTGGTCGCCATTGTATGAAGCAGCAATGGAACTGCTTATAGATAGTGAAGAGAACCGTAGGGCCTTTGTTACAATGAAAACAGATGAagctaaaattaaatttctagaGCTTAGGACTAAGAAAAAGCGTTTTGATTGA
- the LOC108806436 gene encoding actin-related protein 9, with amino-acid sequence MDYLKSVVPSQLVSERGSNLVIINPGSANVRIGLAKQDTPFNVPHCVARHAKPNLVDLMINTQVTTGQHVDRERAFNSTASLLKIPYLHDDETSSSFGSRKMARIDGYNQPSTTTKKDAVFTWTNVYEEDKKPSSLPTSETSAHTSETVTHSKDHPGEGKRKYRNIIFGEEAMRISPKDPYTIHRPIRRGHFNVSPQYSAQQVCEDLIAIWDWVLLDKLEIAHSERNKYSAVLVVPATFDNREIKELLTIVLRDLCFSSAVVHQEGLSTIFGNGLSTACIVNMGAQTSTVVCIEDGVSLPNTEKILPFGGDDICRCLLWIQRHYQNWPQLRTDVLAKPIDLLMLNGLKESYCEIREGEVETVATVYSYEDGMPAVAHKTNLTSLNVPPMGLFYPNLLVPEVFPQPPRTWLQDHENMLEETWNMDFAGSGNMGLPVWDSFAASPLNPKKEEKIGLAEAITSSILSAGRIDLQRKLFSSIQLVGGVGLTKGLVSAVEERVLHAIPPTEAIDTVEVLPSRMDPTFVSWKGGAILGILDFGREAWIHRNEWMENGIRVGSAKKYRDSYYIQAQAFCFINS; translated from the exons ATG GATTACCTGAAATCAGTAGTCCCATCACAGCTTGTATCCGAACGAGGATCAAATCTCGTTATCATCAACCCAGGGTCTGCGAACGTAAGAATAGGACTAGCTAAGCAAGACACACCTTTCAATGTCCCTCACTGCGTTGCTAGGCACGCCAAACCCAACCTTGTCGATCTGATGATTAACACTCAGGTCACCACCGGTCAACACGTTGACCGTGAGAGAGCTTTCAATTCT ACGGCATCGCTGTTGAAGATACCATACCTCCACGACGACGAaacctcttcttcttttggCTCACGCAAG ATGGCGAGGATCGATGGATACAACCAGCCAAGTACCACTACGAAGAAAGATGCCGTCTTTACTTGGACTAATGTGTATGAGGAGGACAAGAAGCCTAGTTCCCTTCCCACAtcag AAACCTCTGCTCATACAAGTGAAACTGTTACCCACTCTAAGGATCATCCTGGTGAGGGTAAGCGCAAGTATAGGAATATTATTTTTGGGGAAGAAGCTATGAGAATATCTCCAAAAGATCCATATACCATCCACCGTCCTATCCGGAGAGGCCACTTCAATGTTTCCCCACAATACTCTGCACAACAG GTTTGTGAGGACTTAATCGCTATCTGGGACTGGGTTTTACTAGATAAACTTGAGATAGCTCATAGTGAGAGAAACAAGTATTCTGCTGTTCTTGTTGTCCCGGCAACATTTGACAACCGCG AAATAAAGGAACTGCTGACTATTGTGTTGCGAGACCTATGCTTTAGCTCAGCAGTGGTCCACCAAGAAGGTTTATCCACCATTTTTGGGAATGGTTTGTCAACAGCTTGTATTGTGAATATGGGAGCCCAGACTAGTACAGTTGTTTGTATTGAG gATGGAGTCTCATTGCCAAATACTGAAAAGATTCTACCTTTTGGAGGAGAT GATATATGTAGATGCCTTTTATGGATTCAGAGGCATTACCAAAACTGGCCACAGCTTCGAACAGACGTTTTGGCAAAGCCAATCGACCTGCTCATGCTTAATGGACTTAAGGAGTCATATTGTGAGATTAGA GAAGGAGAAGTTGAAACAGTTGCAACAGTTTATTCTTACGAGGACGGCATGCCAGCTGTGGCTCACAAGACAAATCTCACCTCACTTAAC GTTCCACCGATGGGTTTGTTTTATCCTAACCTTCTTGTTCCTGAAGTGTTTCCCCAGCCACCACGTACATG GCTCCAAGACCATGAGAACATGTTGGAGGAAACATGGAACATGGACTTTGCTGGTAGTGGTAACATGGGATTACCAGTGTGGGATAGTTTTGCAGCTTCCCCTCTGAAcccaaagaaagaagagaagattgGTCTTGCTGAAGCCATTACCAGCAGCATTCTCTCTGCCG GACGCATAGACCTTCAGCGAAAACTATTCTCCAGCATACAATTG GTTGGTGGTGTTGGTTTGACTAAAGGTCTGGTCTCAGCCGTGGAAGAAAG AGTTCTTCATGCGATACCTCCAACAGAAGCCATAGACACGGTAGAAGTTTTGCCGTCAAGAATGGATCCAACATTCGTATCTTGGAAAGGAGGAGCG ATATTGGGAATATTGGATTTTGGGAGGGAGGCCTGGATACACAGGAACGAATGGATGGAGAATGGGATACGTGTAGGGAGTGCCAAGAAGTACAGAGACTCTTATTACATTCAAGCACAAGCATTTTGTTTCATCAACTCCTAG
- the LOC108808101 gene encoding uncharacterized protein LOC108808101 has protein sequence MSEFWWRNGKDSRGMHWKSWESLCRPEAYGGLGFKDLEAYNLALLGKDTKVWQERWIRAAPATMIQSMRRGEAQEMGVISEDMRVSELISANGRDWNHDKINRLFTEEVQDKILSIRPAGTSSKDTYVWTYTKTGHTVKSGYWVQTSILSSTTEPQEVIQPSLDCIYQMVWRLETSPKIKHFLWRCLNNSLPVAENMTYRHIAKDKRCSRCDGEAESVNHLLFQCHYARRAWAVANIHIPPSGKWSDSLFDNLYWVLNLKQEYQKEEVDEGFVPVLLWRLWKNRNEFLFRGKDYDADSTVRKVWEDVEEWRNREDVKNEEVKTPTTAVSDRKWNPPPPLSVKCNTDGSWSKETESGGVGWVLRDPQRTLVWAGARKLPVVRSAIEVEAEAISAFHYYSASNTHLGRYDFDKSVVDSLQISRNIKALIF, from the exons ATGTCGGAGTTTTGGTGGAGGAATGGAAAGGATTCGAGAGGGATGCACTGGAAGAGTTGGGAGAGCTTATGTAGACCAGAGGCTTATGGAGGTCTTGGATTTAAGGACTTGGAGGCATATAATCTGGCACTGCTAGGAAA AGACACAAAGGTCTGGCAAGAAAGATGGATTAGAGCAGCACCAGCTACTATGATTCAATCGATGAGAAGAGGAGAAGCACAAGAGATGGGAGTTATTTCTGAGGATATGAGAGTGAGTGAACTGATTTCTGCGAATGGTCGGGACTGGAATCATGACAAGATCAACAGACTGTTCACGGAGGAGGTCCAAGACAAGATACTCTCAATACGTCCGGCCGGTACGAGCAGCAAAGATACCTATGTATGGACGTATACAAAGACAGGCCATACGGTTAAGTCTGGTTACTGGGTCCAGACAAGCATTCTATCATCCACTACTGAACCGCAAGAAGTTATCCAACCAAGTTTGGATTGCATATATCAGATGGTGTGGAGGTTAGAAACGAGCCCCAAAATCAAGCACTTCTTGTGGAGGTGTCTCAATAATTCCCTTCCGGTGGCTGAGAACATGACGTACAGACATATTGCGAAGGATAAGAGGTGTAGCAGATGTGATGGCGAGGCAGAAAGTGTCAATCATCTCTTGTTCCAATGTCACTACGCCAGAAGGGCTTGGGCGGTTGCAAATATACACATTCCCCCATCCGGAAAATGGTCAGATTCTTTATTTGACAATCTTTATTGGGTCTTGAACTTGAAACAAGAGTACCAAAAAGAGGAAGTCGATGAAGGATTTGTACCAGTACTGCTATGGAGACTATGGAAGAACCGTAATGAGTTTTTATTCAGAGGAAAAGATTATGATGCAGACTCAACGGTCAGGAAAGTCTGGGAGGATGTGGAGGAATGGAGGAATAGAGAAGATGTGAAAAATGAAGAGGTCAAAACACCCACAACAGCAGTATCCGACAGGAAGTGGAACCCTCCACCGCCATTATCTGTTAAATGCAACACTGATGGTTCGTGGTCAAAGGAAACAGAGAGCGGTGGAGTGGGATGGGTTTTGAGAGATCCTCAAAGGACACTGGTGTGGGCGGGAGCAAGAAAACTACCAGTAGTGCGATCGGCGATTGAAGTGGAAGCAGAAGCCATCAG TGCTTTCCACTACTACTCTGCTAGCAACACACATTTGGGCAGATATGACTTTGATAAG AGCGTTGTTGATTCACTTCAGATTTCTAGAAATATTAAGGCattgatattttga